The Acidobacteriota bacterium DNA window GATTCGATCATTCTGGAACGCGTCGGCGCTGCCCGGCAGCGGGGTCCAGCGGCCGTCCTGATAGCGGTGGAGCCCGCCGGCCTGGGTGGCGAACCAGAGGCTGCCGTCGCCCGCCGCCAGGATGGCGCGCACGAAATTGGACCGGGTCCGGTTGGGCATGTCCACACCGTGCCAGCGGCGGCCGTCGTAATATGCCGCGCCGTCCTGGGTGCCGATCCAGAGGAAACCGTGCCGGTCGCTGACGATGGCGTGGACCGTGTTTTGCGGCAGGCCGTCCGAGTCGCGAAACACGCGGATGGAGTAGGTCCCGATGTCCAACAGGCTGGCGGCGTGAGCAGTCGGCGAAACAATGCCGGCGAGTCCGGCCAGACAGAGGGCGAGCGCCGCGAGCAGCCCCGCCCTACGACAGACGGACCGTCGGGCGGATGTCCCCGACATCGCCTGACAGACGCTGTTGCGGATCCCGGATGGCTGCATCATGTTCCTGTGGTTTGTCCTCGAGCCGTCCCTGAATAACCGATCCCGCCGACTTGAAGGAGCTGGTTTGCCTTAATTGTATTCGGACCGCGCCGGGAAAGCAACCGACTTCCCTATTCCGGGCCGCCGCCGAGGTGCACCGCCAGCCTGTGGATCGTCAACGGCGCCGATCCTTCGTAATGGTTGTTCACGTTCAGATAGACATCCACACCGCGGGCCAGGAGATCCTTCACCACTCCGGCCATCCGCCCGATCTCCTCGTCGCGCGGCCTCACGATCCGGTCCCAGCGGTCGCCCGATCGCCGTTCCATCTCCTGACGTTCCGGCCCGTGAAGCCGGACCACCGCCAGACCCCGAACCAGATCCCGGACACGCGCATAGACATCGGCGAGATCGGGCATGTAATACCCCTGGAGGAATACAGGCGTCAGGTCCCGGTCCCGCAGCCATGTGAACGTGTCCCGGTTCAACAGATTCGGGTTGCGCAGCTCGACGCCGAGCGGGATCTGGCGGTCCACCGCGGCGAGGAACGCGTCCAGTCGGTCACGCAGGTCCGTAGGCCGGGGCATGTGTTGGCGATTCAGGTATCCGAACTGAAGCATGAGGACGCCGGTCCGGCTCCGGATCGGCTCCAGACGCTCCAGCACCTGCGCGAAGAGTTCGGGGGAGAGAAAGTGCGGGTTGGGTCGAAGCGGCCCCGTCCGGGAGCGCTCCGGATAGTGGGTCAGCGTCAGGCTGTTGGGCAGTTTGATGGAGAACCGGAAATCCGGCGGGACGGCCGCCGCGTACCGGGCGGCGACCTCCCGGCTGGGCAGAACCAGGCGGTCGGGGGGAAAGAGCGACCAGAACCACTGGTCGATTTCCACCGTCGGGTACTTGGTGGCATACTCGGCCAGATATCGCTCCTTATCACGACCGGTATAGATCAATCCTTGCCAAGAGACGAATTTCCAGCTGCATGTCCCGACGCGCAGACGGCTCATAATCTTGAGCATAACGAAGTTCCTCCCGGCGGGCAAGGGCGAACCGCCCGGCGGCGGTGCGGGCAGAGCCCTTGCGACCCGACGGCCAATCCCGTACAATCGCCGGTCACAGCATCTTTCCGGAGAACGCCAGGCATGGACATCCACTGGAACGGAACCTTCGAAGTCAAGACGTACGAGCTGGACCATAGCGGCCGCCTACCGCTGCCGGCGCTCCTCCACCGTATGCAGGAGGCGGCGGAACACAATGCCGTGGCCCTGGGATTCGGCGTCGAAGAGCTCTTGCGCCGGAATCTCACCTGGATGCTCACCAAATTCCACCTGCAGGTGGACCGTTTTCTCGCCGGTCGACAGCCCCTAACCACCGAAACATGGCCGTCGGGTTTCGAGGGCCGCTACGCCTGTCGCGAATTCCGTTTCTATGCCGGTGAATTCCGCGAGCTGTTCGCCGTCGCCGCCAGCCGGTGGCTGATGGTGGATATCCGGCGCGGCCGCCCCGTCAAGGCGCAAGACGCCTTCCCCGAGTTGTTCCCCTTCGATGAAACCCGGGTGATCGAGGATCCCTTTCCCGAACTCGACCCCGCCGGTCCCGAGGTGCACCGGGCCGAGTTTCCAGTCCGCCTGGCAGACCTGGACATCAACCAGCATGTCAACAGCCTGCGCTACATCGACTGGATCATCGAGGCCGTCCCCGACCGCCTCTGGACCACCCATGGCGTCGGCGCGCTGCAGGTGGAATACCGCCGCCAGTCCGCATATGGCGATACGGTCGTCGCGGCCACCTATCGCGCCCCGGCCGCTGATAGCAAGTCAGCGCCGGTGTTTCACCACGAATTGCGCAATGCGGCCGACGACGCCGTGCTGGTGCGGGCCCGCACGGTCCGCGTTCCATTCAGGTAGTTGTCAGAAAAGCCCAGTCGGGCGCGATCCGTCCGCGACGAACGCGCACCGGGTTCCGGGGCGGCGGCCTTCCGCAACCGCTGCATTGCCCCGATCAATCCTCCGGTGCAAGATCGTGCGGGTCGCGGGGACGCAACCGTTGTCGCAGCGAGTCCGACGGCTCGGGCAGCGTCCAATCCCCCTGCTGACGCCGACGCGATGCCTCCGCCTCCGCGGCCGCCGCCACGGCGGGATCCGGCGCGTCGGCCGGCGCGTGGAAGACCGTCTGGGTGGGAAACGCGAATCCGGTGCCCGCACGCTGCACGATGTCGAGAATTTGGAAGTTCAGCTCCTCAGCCACGCCGGTGTAGGTGTGCCAGTCGGTGGTCAGCACCCAGGCGACCACCGCCACGTCTTTCGACGACGGACCGAAGCCGCGGAAGCGGACACGGATCGTATCGGGGAAGATCCGCGGATCGGCGATGAGCAGCCGCTTGATCTCGTCGATCACCAGCGCCAGTTGGCTGGTCGAGGTGGTGGCGGCCAACCCCAGAACCGGATTGTACAGCATCCGGTCGCGGACGGAAAAGTTGGTGATCTTGGCGCCGGCCGCCAGCGCATTGGGAATGGTCACGAGCGTGCGCTTCATCGTCCGGATGCGGACTGATCGCAGACCCATGTCCTCCACGGTGCCCTCAACGCCGTCCACGTCCACGTAATCGCCCAGTTGGAACGGGCGATCCGCGGCGATGCTCACCGCGCCGAACAAGTTCTCGATGGTCTTCTGGGCCGCAAACGCAACGGCCAGACCGCCGATGCCCAGTCCGGCGAGGAAGCCGGTGACCTCGACGCCCATGGCGCTTAATCCGCCCAGCAGCACGATCACCACCACCAGCGCCTTGAGGAACCGGCCCATGATCGTCGTAAAGCTGGCACCCACCGGAGAGCCGCTCATGCCGGGCCGGACCATGTGGCTGCCCACGATATCCACGATCCGGAACAGCAGCCAGCCGATGCCGACGAGCGAAAAGATCTGGGCGCCGCGCAGGATGATGATTTCGGCGGTGGGCGTCAGGCTCAACCAGAAGGATACCGGTCGGAGCAGCAGCCCCCACATCACGAGGCCGAGCGGCCCGTCGAAGACACGGACCAGCTCATCGTCCCATTTCGTGCGGGTTCGCCGGGCGATCACCCGGCCGATGGCGATCATCACCCGCTCCAGCACTTTGGCCAGCGCCCAGCCGGCCCCCAAGCCCAGCAGAATGGCCAGCCACTGCCACAGCTGCAGGCCCGCAAACGTCACGGACAACAACGTACCGGGCAGATAGTCGCCGATCCAGCCATACCCGTAAACGCCGTATAAAAAATCGATGTATCCCACCGTCTCCGGGGCGAATGTCCAGACGTTGCCGAGTTGCGGATCCTGTCGCAGTCTCATGGTCAGCGGGACCATTCGGCCGTCGGCTTTGAT harbors:
- a CDS encoding mechanosensitive ion channel family protein; this encodes MVERSRIFGGRCVWLAVMAVVVWVGVAAQAPVPMERPAINPGLGPKPPAVLRHTPSESWRTFWDACAAGQFVLAAHLLDLAEVEDAEQRRVGAEVSEKLYTLLRRLKVNDALVGRQLSEAESGVGSGTEAVSVFRFDSAGTSGELWFRRTLDQKTGETAWLFPRQNVSNAAVWYRLLVQGEQLAGADTLNSGLGPAPPLVHRNSPRASYNGFMDAALRGEFGEAAHYLDLEDTEPSAQPTRGVLLARRLMMVLLRTKVVVPDALSGEAFGVPEEGVPEDREVLAEIKADGRMVPLTMRLRQDPQLGNVWTFAPETVGYIDFLYGVYGYGWIGDYLPGTLLSVTFAGLQLWQWLAILLGLGAGWALAKVLERVMIAIGRVIARRTRTKWDDELVRVFDGPLGLVMWGLLLRPVSFWLSLTPTAEIIILRGAQIFSLVGIGWLLFRIVDIVGSHMVRPGMSGSPVGASFTTIMGRFLKALVVVIVLLGGLSAMGVEVTGFLAGLGIGGLAVAFAAQKTIENLFGAVSIAADRPFQLGDYVDVDGVEGTVEDMGLRSVRIRTMKRTLVTIPNALAAGAKITNFSVRDRMLYNPVLGLAATTSTSQLALVIDEIKRLLIADPRIFPDTIRVRFRGFGPSSKDVAVVAWVLTTDWHTYTGVAEELNFQILDIVQRAGTGFAFPTQTVFHAPADAPDPAVAAAAEAEASRRRQQGDWTLPEPSDSLRQRLRPRDPHDLAPED
- a CDS encoding DUF72 domain-containing protein encodes the protein MLKIMSRLRVGTCSWKFVSWQGLIYTGRDKERYLAEYATKYPTVEIDQWFWSLFPPDRLVLPSREVAARYAAAVPPDFRFSIKLPNSLTLTHYPERSRTGPLRPNPHFLSPELFAQVLERLEPIRSRTGVLMLQFGYLNRQHMPRPTDLRDRLDAFLAAVDRQIPLGVELRNPNLLNRDTFTWLRDRDLTPVFLQGYYMPDLADVYARVRDLVRGLAVVRLHGPERQEMERRSGDRWDRIVRPRDEEIGRMAGVVKDLLARGVDVYLNVNNHYEGSAPLTIHRLAVHLGGGPE